ACCAAGGCGATGGAGATCAAGTACAAGCGGGCGAAATAAGATCTTAAGTCAGCGGGCGCGGCACCGCCGGCCGGCCGAGCGGACATTCCAGCGCGGCCCGATCCCAGTGGCCGGTTTCGGCCGCGGCCCGGTAGGTCGTTTCGAGGAATTCAAGCAAGGTGGCCGCGGGATCGGCCGCGGTTCGAACCGCATCGTAGGGCAGGAGAAATTCCCCCAAACCTTTGTCATAGAAGGCCGCCGCCGGGGCCA
Above is a window of bacterium DNA encoding:
- a CDS encoding DUF5996 family protein, encoding APAAAFYDKGLGEFLLPYDAVRTAADPAATLLEFLETTYRAAAETGHWDRAALECPLGRPAVPRPLT